GGCGCGCCCCCGCACGGCGGCATCGCCTTCGGCTGGGACCGCGTGGTGGCGCTGCTGGCCGGCACGGACTCCATCCGTGACGTCATCGCCTTCCCGAAGACCGGCGGCGGCTACGACCCGCTGACCGCCGCCCCGGCACCGATCACGCCGGAGCAGCGGAAGGAAGCCGGTGTGGACGCCCGTCCGGCGGAGGAAAACAAGGCCTGAGGCCCGTCCGCAGGACGGTTTGCCGGGCGTCGAGACCAAACCGTTACCGCGTCGCTATCGCCTTGACGCACCTGGTGCGCCTAGTGTCACGGACGGCGCGTGGCCACTGTGGCCCGCGTCGCATCCGTGACACACGGCGAGGTGAAGATGACGATCCCGGGCTCCGAACTGGAGATCCACGAGACCGAGACCCCGATCGAGGACGACTCCGTCGTCTCGGTGGCCGGCCGGTCCCCGACCCAGTTGGCCATCGCCCGCTTCAGGGCCGACAAGCTGTCGATGATCTCGTTCGTGCTGACGGTCTTCATCATCGTCTGCGCGATCGCGGCGCCCATCCTGGTCGCCCTCGGCGTCCTGGCCCCCAACGAGCAGCACCAGGACCTCCTCTCGGCCGACGGCGTCGTGCCCGAGGGAGCGTTCGGTGGCATCTCGTGGAGCCACCCCTTCGGCGTCGACCCCGGTCTCGGACGTGACCTGCTCGCCCGGCTGATGCTGGCGATCACGTCGTCGCTGACCATCGCACTGACCGGAACGGTCCTGACCGTGATCATCGGTGCCGTCCTGGGCATCGTCGCCGGCTTCTCCGGCGGCTTCGTCGACGCGGTCGTCGGCCGGATCATCGACCTGACCCTGTCGTTCCCGCAGACCCTGATGCTGCTGGCCCTGTCGGGACCGGTCGTGGTCATGATGCGCAAGGACATCGCGGAGTTCCCCGGCCTCGGCTTCTTCCACAACGCCGACCTCGCCAACGGCGCCTTCGTGATCGTCATCCTGGCCGCCTTCGGCTGGCCGCCGGTGGCGCGCGTCGTGCGCGGCCAGGTGCTCTCCATCCGCGAGCGGGAGTTCATCGAGGCGGCCCGCCTGCTGGGCGCGTCGCGGAGCCGGCTGTACTTCAAGGAGGTGCTGCCCAACGTCTGGGCGCCCGTCCTGGTCTACGTCACGCTGCTCGTGCCGGCCTACATCTCGGCCGAGGCCGCGTTCAACTTCCTCGGCGTCGGCATCAAGCCGCCGACCCCCACCCTCGGCAACATCTTGTCCGACTCGGTCAGCTACACCAGCGCCGACCCGACGTACTTCTTCCTTCCCGGCGCCCTGCTCGCCCTGATCGTCGTGGTGTTCAACCTCGTCGGCGACGGCGCCCGCGACGCGCTCGACCCCAAGTCGCACCGATAACAGACCTCAGTGCTCCGCCGACATCACACGGGACCCGGAGCACTGCGGCGCCGGCCGGGCCGGCGTCACTCACCGAAAAGGAGATAGTTGGATGGCCTTCAAGAAGCCATTGGCTGCCGTGGCCGCCACGGCGCTCGCGGCGACACTCGCCGCGTGCGGTGGTGGCAGTGACGACGGCAACAACAACAGCGGGAGCAGCGGAGGCAAGGCGGAGAAGGGTGGCAACGCCATCTTCCT
This genomic interval from Nocardioides kongjuensis contains the following:
- a CDS encoding ABC transporter permease, whose product is MTIPGSELEIHETETPIEDDSVVSVAGRSPTQLAIARFRADKLSMISFVLTVFIIVCAIAAPILVALGVLAPNEQHQDLLSADGVVPEGAFGGISWSHPFGVDPGLGRDLLARLMLAITSSLTIALTGTVLTVIIGAVLGIVAGFSGGFVDAVVGRIIDLTLSFPQTLMLLALSGPVVVMMRKDIAEFPGLGFFHNADLANGAFVIVILAAFGWPPVARVVRGQVLSIREREFIEAARLLGASRSRLYFKEVLPNVWAPVLVYVTLLVPAYISAEAAFNFLGVGIKPPTPTLGNILSDSVSYTSADPTYFFLPGALLALIVVVFNLVGDGARDALDPKSHR